The Pseudomonadota bacterium genomic sequence AGGATCTCGGCCGCCGTGCCCGGCATCGACCCCAATCCGCACGCCTTCAGCTCGGTCAGGTAGTCGCTGTAGCTTTGCTTGGTTTTCGCTGCACCGAACCAGACCTCGAACGGCGAGAAGGCGTGGATGTGCATACCCGGCAGTGCCGCCTTGATCGCCAACACCAGATCGCGGTAGTAGGTGCCTGGCATTTTGGGGTGCAAGCCACCCTGAATACAGACCTCCGTGCCACCCCGTGCCCACGCCTCCTCGGCGCGTTCGACCACGCGGTCGATGTCAAGCCACTCGGCGCCAGCGTCTTCCTTGCGCTTGGCAAAGCCGCAAAAGGTGCAGCCCATGTAACAGATGTTGGTGAAATTGATGTTCCGGTTGACCACAAAACTGACGCGGTCGCCATTGGCAGCGCACCGCAACGCATTGGCCGTGGCGAAAATCGCCGCGCGGTCTGCCTCGCGGTCCGGGTCGCGCGCGTGGAACAAGCCAGCCGCCTCGACCTCCGACACCTCGACGCCGCCGAGCACGCGCTCGAGCGTGCGCCGCACCGCCGGGCGCGCGTGGCCCAGCGTCGCGTCAAGTTCGGCCCCACCGGGCCCGCTGTGCCGGTGTGTCCGCGTCACGAGGCGACCTCGACCGGCTGCTGCTGCTGCGCCAATCCATCTGCCCGTGCGATCACCGCGACACGCTCGGCTACCCGCGGCTCGACAAAGTCGGCCTGTGCGTCGATGAAACGGGGGTAGACGGTCAGGCGCTCCGCCAGGTGGAAGTCTGCCGCGGCACAACTCGCTGCCAAACGATCGATCTGTGGCCAGGCATGCTGCGGATTGATGTGGTCGATCGTGATCGGGCTGATGCCGCCCCAATCGTTGATCCCGGCACCGAGGTAGGCGATGTGCCGGGCATGCAAATTGGGGGGCGCCTGGATGCTGATCTCTGGCGCCAGAATGAGCCGTGCGGCCGCTATGGTCCTCAGCATGTCATCCAACGCAGGCTCGGGGTGCAGTGCCATGGCGATGTCAGGCTTGCGTTGGAAATTCTGGATGATGACTTCCTGGATGTGCCCGTGCCTTAGGTGCGAGGCGTTGATGGCCTCGAGGGCGTCGATGCGTTCGGACCAGGTTTCGCCGATGCCGATCAAGAGGCCAGTCGTGAACGGCACCTTCTTTTCGCCGGCGCGCTCCAGCGTGCGCAAACGCTGGATCGGCACCTTGTCCGGGCAGGCGTAGTGCGGCTGGCCCTTGCGCGTCAGACGCCGACTCACGGTCTCCAGCATCATGCCCATGGATGCGCTGACGGGTTTGAGCTGATCGATCTCGTCGTCCGCCAGGGT encodes the following:
- a CDS encoding radical SAM protein is translated as MGHARPAVRRTLERVLGGVEVSEVEAAGLFHARDPDREADRAAIFATANALRCAANGDRVSFVVNRNINFTNICYMGCTFCGFAKRKEDAGAEWLDIDRVVERAEEAWARGGTEVCIQGGLHPKMPGTYYRDLVLAIKAALPGMHIHAFSPFEVWFGAAKTKQSYSDYLTELKACGLGSMPGTAAEIL
- the cofG gene encoding 7,8-didemethyl-8-hydroxy-5-deazariboflavin synthase CofG, with protein sequence MDALGKTALSDRDTASLCRQAAALRDRFWGRTVTYSRKVFAPLTNMCRDTCAYCTFVKHPSDPASNIMRPEDVLALARRGERHGCKELLFSLGEKPEQRYASARQRLAQLGYARMTDYLADMCALVLSETALLPHVNAGTLADDEIDQLKPVSASMGMMLETVSRRLTRKGQPHYACPDKVPIQRLRTLERAGEKKVPFTTGLLIGIGETWSERIDALEAINASHLRHGHIQEVIIQNFQRKPDIAMALHPEPALDDMLRTIAAARLILAPEISIQAPPNLHARHIAYLGAGINDWGGISPITIDHINPQHAWPQIDRLAASCAAADFHLAERLTVYPRFIDAQADFVEPRVAERVAVIARADGLAQQQQPVEVAS